In Stigmatopora argus isolate UIUO_Sarg chromosome 10, RoL_Sarg_1.0, whole genome shotgun sequence, the following proteins share a genomic window:
- the LOC144083059 gene encoding von Willebrand factor A domain-containing protein 5A-like isoform X2: MENCCGLLTSKNEPVPLKGIDVEVEVKDHVAVVVSTLHYENKEDKAIEAVFVFPLPGDAAVCQFSAKIGQTEIVAEVKEKQEAREEYDDALSSGHQAFLLEESDQSPDIFSLSVGSLPPGESASIRLEYVIELAVEADGGLRFCLPAVLNPRYQPQGSNNDAVQITSVPASQVPYSLSFSALVSSPRRVSKVDSKCSLEPLQYLDKEQTQAVVKLAAGHKFDRDVELLVYYTDTHQPAVVVEAGKTEAKPGTLMGDTAVMVSVYPEFPQSVTSSLATSGEFVFLLDRSGSMDCAINESSQKQTRISSARDTLLLLLKSLPMGCYFNIYSFGSTFEHLFPKSVEYSQTTMEDALKKVGKMNADLGGTEILQCLKEIYTQPCITGQPRQLFVFTDGEVYNTKEVTNLVKKHSNSHRCFSFGIGDGASTALINGLAREGGGHAQFIAGTDRMQPKVMQSLRFALQPAVEDISMTWDLPKGVSVTVLSPPLTTIFHGRRSLIYAQLTGQSSDAKDGCVTLKYSLVGQPTQNQLRFALQPKEDTGLTIHRLSARTAIRSMEIEDADMVLPSVGGEDQEEQHGEVKKKVVELSVQSGVSSSYTAFVAVCKDENKKVEGPLLRRNIPTPGGFPMMMMCNAACPPPPSFSMKGSSYVPCSLFMGGPPVCQDDMMYACDASADEEYSSEDEEEALEQEDMRPPSPAIAKDPLLQMVSLQKASGHWLLEEALASVLGKTSKELETPKPAAVSKEAWATILALIWLHGFKSEAQDEWQLLAMKAGSWLHSQKISCLVECVAAANTLLGCKVHKDVLGI, from the exons ATGGAGAATTGCTGTGGACTTCTGACATCCAAGAATGAACCTG TTCCTCTAAAGGGCATTGATGTGGAAGTGGAGGTGAAAGACCACGTAGCTGTAGTGGTCTCCACTTTGCACTACGAGAACAAGGAGGACAAAGCCATAGAGGCCGTTTTTGTCTTCCCTCTGCCTGGCGATGCTGCCGTCTGTCAGTTCAGTGCCAAAATTGGACAAACTGAAATTGTAGCTGAAGTGAAAGAGAAGCAGGAG GCCCGAGAGGAGTACGACGATGCTCTGAGCTCCGGTCACCAGGCCTTCCTCCTGGAGGAAAGTGATCAGAGCCCAGACATCTTCTCCCTGAGTGTCGGTAGTCTTCCTCCGGGAGAGAGCGCCTCCATCAGGCTGGAGTATGTCATTGAGCTGGCTGTGGAGGCCGATGGTGGGCTGAGGTTTTGTCTGCCTGCCGTGCTCAACCCTCGCTACCAACCTCAGG GAAGCAACAATGATGCCGTCCAGATTACGTCTGTACCTGCCTCTCAGGTGCCATACAGTCTGTCCTTCTCTGCCCTTGTGTCCTCTCCCCGTCGGGTCTCCAAAGTGGACTCCAAGTGTTCGCTGGAGCCTCTGCAGTACCTCGACAAGGAGCAAACTCAGGCAGTC GTTAAACTTGCTGCAGGACACAAGTTTGACAGAGATGTTGAGCTGTTGGTTTACTATACGGACACCCATCAGCCAGCTGTTGTGGTGGAGGCAGGAAAGACCGAGGCCAAACCAG GCACGTTGATGGGGGATACTGCTGTGATGGTTAGCGTGTACCCCGAATTTCCTCAGTCAGTGACGTCTTCATTGGCCACGAGTGGAgagtttgtgtttttgctaGATCGATCTGGAAGTATGGATTGTGCCATTAATGAATCTAGTCAGAAGCAGACTCGCATCAGCAGTGCCAGG GACACACTCTTGCTGCTTCTAAAGAGCCTGCCAATGGGCTGCTACTTCAACATCTACAGTTTTGGCTCCACTTTTGAACACCTATTCCC GAAAAGTGTGGAATACAGTCAAACCACCATGGAAGATGCACTGAAGAAAGTGGGGAAGATGAATGCTGATTTAGGAGGAACAGAGATCCTTCAGTGCCTCAAAGAAATTTACACCCAGCCCTGCATTACTGGTCAGCCACGACAG CTCTTTGTTTTCACTGACGGCGAGGTTTACAACACCAAAGAAGTTACTAACCTAGTGAAGAAGCATTCCAACTCACACAG GTGTTTCTCTTTTGGCATTGGAGACGGGGCCAGCACTGCTCTTATCAACGGTTTAGCTCGAGAGGGAGGAGGTCATGCTCAATTTATTGCAGGCACTGACAGGATGCAACcaaag GTGATGCAATCTCTGCGGTTTGCTCTGCAACCAGCAGTGGAAGACATCTCCATGACTTGGGATTTGCCAAAGGGGGTGTCTGTCACTGTTTTGTCTCCACCTCTTACTACTATTTTCCATGGTCGACGTTCACTCATTTATGCTCAGCTAACTGGCCAG AGTTCAGATGCAAAAGATGGTTGCGTGACTTTAAAGTACAGCCTGGTTGGCCAGCCAACCCAGAATCAGCTTCGCTTCGCCCTACAGCCCAAAGAGGACACTGG TTTAACAATTCACAGGTTGAGTGCTCGGACCGCGATTCGCTCCATGGAGATAGAAGATGCAGACATGGTCCTGCCTTCCGTGGGGGGAGAAGACCAAGAAGAGCAACATGGTGAAGTGAAGAAAAAGGTGGTGGAACTCAGTGTCCAGTCAGGTGTGAGCAGCAGCTACACTGCTTTTGTTGCTGTCTGCAAGGACGAAAACAAAAAGGTTGAAGGGCCTTTACTGCGTCGGAATATCCCAACTCCAGGCG gatTTCCTATGATGATGATGTGTAATGCAGCATGCCCTCCACCCCCGT cATTTTCTATGAAGGGGTCAAGCTATGTACCAT GCAGTCTCTTTATGGGAGGACCTCCAGTTTGCCAGGATGACATGATGTATGCATGTGATGCAAGTGCAG ATGAGGAATATTCTTCcgaagatgaggaggaggcaCTAGAACAAGAGGACATGCGACCACCATCACCAGCCATTGCCAAAGACCCTTTACTGCAGATGGTGTCCCTTCAGAAGGCGTCTGGCCACTGGCTCCTGGAGGAGGCCCTGGCTTCAGTGTTGGGGAAGACCAGCAAGGAGCTAGAAACACCTAAACCTGCAGCG GTGAGCAAGGAAGCATGGGCCACCATCTTGGCTCTTATCTGGCTTCATGGGTTTAAGTCGGAGGCTCAGGACGAATGGCAGCTTCTGGCCATGAAAGCTGGATCATGGCTCCATTCTCAAAAGA TATCGTGTCTGGTTGAGTGTGTGGCAGCTGCCAATACTTTGTTGGGTTGTAAAGTGCACAAAGACGTGCTGGGAATCTGA
- the LOC144083059 gene encoding von Willebrand factor A domain-containing protein 5A-like isoform X1, translated as MENCCGLLTSKNEPVPLKGIDVEVEVKDHVAVVVSTLHYENKEDKAIEAVFVFPLPGDAAVCQFSAKIGQTEIVAEVKEKQEAREEYDDALSSGHQAFLLEESDQSPDIFSLSVGSLPPGESASIRLEYVIELAVEADGGLRFCLPAVLNPRYQPQGSNNDAVQITSVPASQVPYSLSFSALVSSPRRVSKVDSKCSLEPLQYLDKEQTQAVVKLAAGHKFDRDVELLVYYTDTHQPAVVVEAGKTEAKPGTLMGDTAVMVSVYPEFPQSVTSSLATSGEFVFLLDRSGSMDCAINESSQKQTRISSARDTLLLLLKSLPMGCYFNIYSFGSTFEHLFPKSVEYSQTTMEDALKKVGKMNADLGGTEILQCLKEIYTQPCITGQPRQLFVFTDGEVYNTKEVTNLVKKHSNSHRCFSFGIGDGASTALINGLAREGGGHAQFIAGTDRMQPKVMQSLRFALQPAVEDISMTWDLPKGVSVTVLSPPLTTIFHGRRSLIYAQLTGQSSDAKDGCVTLKYSLVGQPTQNQLRFALQPKEDTGLTIHRLSARTAIRSMEIEDADMVLPSVGGEDQEEQHGEVKKKVVELSVQSGVSSSYTAFVAVCKDENKKVEGPLLRRNIPTPGGFPMMMMCNAACPPPPSFSMKGSSYVPCSLFMGGPPVCQDDMMYACDASAEMDTFFKDEEYSSEDEEEALEQEDMRPPSPAIAKDPLLQMVSLQKASGHWLLEEALASVLGKTSKELETPKPAAVSKEAWATILALIWLHGFKSEAQDEWQLLAMKAGSWLHSQKISCLVECVAAANTLLGCKVHKDVLGI; from the exons ATGGAGAATTGCTGTGGACTTCTGACATCCAAGAATGAACCTG TTCCTCTAAAGGGCATTGATGTGGAAGTGGAGGTGAAAGACCACGTAGCTGTAGTGGTCTCCACTTTGCACTACGAGAACAAGGAGGACAAAGCCATAGAGGCCGTTTTTGTCTTCCCTCTGCCTGGCGATGCTGCCGTCTGTCAGTTCAGTGCCAAAATTGGACAAACTGAAATTGTAGCTGAAGTGAAAGAGAAGCAGGAG GCCCGAGAGGAGTACGACGATGCTCTGAGCTCCGGTCACCAGGCCTTCCTCCTGGAGGAAAGTGATCAGAGCCCAGACATCTTCTCCCTGAGTGTCGGTAGTCTTCCTCCGGGAGAGAGCGCCTCCATCAGGCTGGAGTATGTCATTGAGCTGGCTGTGGAGGCCGATGGTGGGCTGAGGTTTTGTCTGCCTGCCGTGCTCAACCCTCGCTACCAACCTCAGG GAAGCAACAATGATGCCGTCCAGATTACGTCTGTACCTGCCTCTCAGGTGCCATACAGTCTGTCCTTCTCTGCCCTTGTGTCCTCTCCCCGTCGGGTCTCCAAAGTGGACTCCAAGTGTTCGCTGGAGCCTCTGCAGTACCTCGACAAGGAGCAAACTCAGGCAGTC GTTAAACTTGCTGCAGGACACAAGTTTGACAGAGATGTTGAGCTGTTGGTTTACTATACGGACACCCATCAGCCAGCTGTTGTGGTGGAGGCAGGAAAGACCGAGGCCAAACCAG GCACGTTGATGGGGGATACTGCTGTGATGGTTAGCGTGTACCCCGAATTTCCTCAGTCAGTGACGTCTTCATTGGCCACGAGTGGAgagtttgtgtttttgctaGATCGATCTGGAAGTATGGATTGTGCCATTAATGAATCTAGTCAGAAGCAGACTCGCATCAGCAGTGCCAGG GACACACTCTTGCTGCTTCTAAAGAGCCTGCCAATGGGCTGCTACTTCAACATCTACAGTTTTGGCTCCACTTTTGAACACCTATTCCC GAAAAGTGTGGAATACAGTCAAACCACCATGGAAGATGCACTGAAGAAAGTGGGGAAGATGAATGCTGATTTAGGAGGAACAGAGATCCTTCAGTGCCTCAAAGAAATTTACACCCAGCCCTGCATTACTGGTCAGCCACGACAG CTCTTTGTTTTCACTGACGGCGAGGTTTACAACACCAAAGAAGTTACTAACCTAGTGAAGAAGCATTCCAACTCACACAG GTGTTTCTCTTTTGGCATTGGAGACGGGGCCAGCACTGCTCTTATCAACGGTTTAGCTCGAGAGGGAGGAGGTCATGCTCAATTTATTGCAGGCACTGACAGGATGCAACcaaag GTGATGCAATCTCTGCGGTTTGCTCTGCAACCAGCAGTGGAAGACATCTCCATGACTTGGGATTTGCCAAAGGGGGTGTCTGTCACTGTTTTGTCTCCACCTCTTACTACTATTTTCCATGGTCGACGTTCACTCATTTATGCTCAGCTAACTGGCCAG AGTTCAGATGCAAAAGATGGTTGCGTGACTTTAAAGTACAGCCTGGTTGGCCAGCCAACCCAGAATCAGCTTCGCTTCGCCCTACAGCCCAAAGAGGACACTGG TTTAACAATTCACAGGTTGAGTGCTCGGACCGCGATTCGCTCCATGGAGATAGAAGATGCAGACATGGTCCTGCCTTCCGTGGGGGGAGAAGACCAAGAAGAGCAACATGGTGAAGTGAAGAAAAAGGTGGTGGAACTCAGTGTCCAGTCAGGTGTGAGCAGCAGCTACACTGCTTTTGTTGCTGTCTGCAAGGACGAAAACAAAAAGGTTGAAGGGCCTTTACTGCGTCGGAATATCCCAACTCCAGGCG gatTTCCTATGATGATGATGTGTAATGCAGCATGCCCTCCACCCCCGT cATTTTCTATGAAGGGGTCAAGCTATGTACCAT GCAGTCTCTTTATGGGAGGACCTCCAGTTTGCCAGGATGACATGATGTATGCATGTGATGCAAGTGCAG AAATGGATACATTTTTCAAAGATGAGGAATATTCTTCcgaagatgaggaggaggcaCTAGAACAAGAGGACATGCGACCACCATCACCAGCCATTGCCAAAGACCCTTTACTGCAGATGGTGTCCCTTCAGAAGGCGTCTGGCCACTGGCTCCTGGAGGAGGCCCTGGCTTCAGTGTTGGGGAAGACCAGCAAGGAGCTAGAAACACCTAAACCTGCAGCG GTGAGCAAGGAAGCATGGGCCACCATCTTGGCTCTTATCTGGCTTCATGGGTTTAAGTCGGAGGCTCAGGACGAATGGCAGCTTCTGGCCATGAAAGCTGGATCATGGCTCCATTCTCAAAAGA TATCGTGTCTGGTTGAGTGTGTGGCAGCTGCCAATACTTTGTTGGGTTGTAAAGTGCACAAAGACGTGCTGGGAATCTGA
- the LOC144083059 gene encoding von Willebrand factor A domain-containing protein 5A-like isoform X3, protein MENCCGLLTSKNEPVPLKGIDVEVEVKDHVAVVVSTLHYENKEDKAIEAVFVFPLPGDAAVCQFSAKIGQTEIVAEVKEKQEAREEYDDALSSGHQAFLLEESDQSPDIFSLSVGSLPPGESASIRLEYVIELAVEADGGLRFCLPAVLNPRYQPQGSNNDAVQITSVPASQVPYSLSFSALVSSPRRVSKVDSKCSLEPLQYLDKEQTQAVVKLAAGHKFDRDVELLVYYTDTHQPAVVVEAGKTEAKPGTLMGDTAVMVSVYPEFPQSVTSSLATSGEFVFLLDRSGSMDCAINESSQKQTRISSARDTLLLLLKSLPMGCYFNIYSFGSTFEHLFPKSVEYSQTTMEDALKKVGKMNADLGGTEILQCLKEIYTQPCITGQPRQLFVFTDGEVYNTKEVTNLVKKHSNSHRCFSFGIGDGASTALINGLAREGGGHAQFIAGTDRMQPKVMQSLRFALQPAVEDISMTWDLPKGVSVTVLSPPLTTIFHGRRSLIYAQLTGQSSDAKDGCVTLKYSLVGQPTQNQLRFALQPKEDTGLTIHRLSARTAIRSMEIEDADMVLPSVGGEDQEEQHGEVKKKVVELSVQSGVSSSYTAFVAVCKDENKKVEGPLLRRNIPTPGGFPMMMMCNAACPPPPSFSMKGSSYVPFSLWEDLQFARMT, encoded by the exons ATGGAGAATTGCTGTGGACTTCTGACATCCAAGAATGAACCTG TTCCTCTAAAGGGCATTGATGTGGAAGTGGAGGTGAAAGACCACGTAGCTGTAGTGGTCTCCACTTTGCACTACGAGAACAAGGAGGACAAAGCCATAGAGGCCGTTTTTGTCTTCCCTCTGCCTGGCGATGCTGCCGTCTGTCAGTTCAGTGCCAAAATTGGACAAACTGAAATTGTAGCTGAAGTGAAAGAGAAGCAGGAG GCCCGAGAGGAGTACGACGATGCTCTGAGCTCCGGTCACCAGGCCTTCCTCCTGGAGGAAAGTGATCAGAGCCCAGACATCTTCTCCCTGAGTGTCGGTAGTCTTCCTCCGGGAGAGAGCGCCTCCATCAGGCTGGAGTATGTCATTGAGCTGGCTGTGGAGGCCGATGGTGGGCTGAGGTTTTGTCTGCCTGCCGTGCTCAACCCTCGCTACCAACCTCAGG GAAGCAACAATGATGCCGTCCAGATTACGTCTGTACCTGCCTCTCAGGTGCCATACAGTCTGTCCTTCTCTGCCCTTGTGTCCTCTCCCCGTCGGGTCTCCAAAGTGGACTCCAAGTGTTCGCTGGAGCCTCTGCAGTACCTCGACAAGGAGCAAACTCAGGCAGTC GTTAAACTTGCTGCAGGACACAAGTTTGACAGAGATGTTGAGCTGTTGGTTTACTATACGGACACCCATCAGCCAGCTGTTGTGGTGGAGGCAGGAAAGACCGAGGCCAAACCAG GCACGTTGATGGGGGATACTGCTGTGATGGTTAGCGTGTACCCCGAATTTCCTCAGTCAGTGACGTCTTCATTGGCCACGAGTGGAgagtttgtgtttttgctaGATCGATCTGGAAGTATGGATTGTGCCATTAATGAATCTAGTCAGAAGCAGACTCGCATCAGCAGTGCCAGG GACACACTCTTGCTGCTTCTAAAGAGCCTGCCAATGGGCTGCTACTTCAACATCTACAGTTTTGGCTCCACTTTTGAACACCTATTCCC GAAAAGTGTGGAATACAGTCAAACCACCATGGAAGATGCACTGAAGAAAGTGGGGAAGATGAATGCTGATTTAGGAGGAACAGAGATCCTTCAGTGCCTCAAAGAAATTTACACCCAGCCCTGCATTACTGGTCAGCCACGACAG CTCTTTGTTTTCACTGACGGCGAGGTTTACAACACCAAAGAAGTTACTAACCTAGTGAAGAAGCATTCCAACTCACACAG GTGTTTCTCTTTTGGCATTGGAGACGGGGCCAGCACTGCTCTTATCAACGGTTTAGCTCGAGAGGGAGGAGGTCATGCTCAATTTATTGCAGGCACTGACAGGATGCAACcaaag GTGATGCAATCTCTGCGGTTTGCTCTGCAACCAGCAGTGGAAGACATCTCCATGACTTGGGATTTGCCAAAGGGGGTGTCTGTCACTGTTTTGTCTCCACCTCTTACTACTATTTTCCATGGTCGACGTTCACTCATTTATGCTCAGCTAACTGGCCAG AGTTCAGATGCAAAAGATGGTTGCGTGACTTTAAAGTACAGCCTGGTTGGCCAGCCAACCCAGAATCAGCTTCGCTTCGCCCTACAGCCCAAAGAGGACACTGG TTTAACAATTCACAGGTTGAGTGCTCGGACCGCGATTCGCTCCATGGAGATAGAAGATGCAGACATGGTCCTGCCTTCCGTGGGGGGAGAAGACCAAGAAGAGCAACATGGTGAAGTGAAGAAAAAGGTGGTGGAACTCAGTGTCCAGTCAGGTGTGAGCAGCAGCTACACTGCTTTTGTTGCTGTCTGCAAGGACGAAAACAAAAAGGTTGAAGGGCCTTTACTGCGTCGGAATATCCCAACTCCAGGCG gatTTCCTATGATGATGATGTGTAATGCAGCATGCCCTCCACCCCCGT cATTTTCTATGAAGGGGTCAAGCTATGTACCAT TCTCTTTATGGGAGGACCTCCAGTTTGCCAGGATGACATGA
- the nmd3 gene encoding 60S ribosomal export protein NMD3 isoform X1, with product MSHFSAISFFRMEYIQSAATSTQGKILCCTCGIPIPPNPANMCVACLRTQVDISEGIPKQVTVHFCKQCERYLQPPATWMQCALESRELLALCLKKIKCSMTKVRLIDAGFLWTEPHSKRIKIKLTIQKEVLNGAILQQVFVVEFVIQPQMCDDCHRVEAKDFWNAVVQVRQKTSHKKTFYYLEQLILKHKLHQNTLNIKEIHEGIDFYYASKQHAQKMVDFLQCTVPCRSKLSQRLISHDIHSNTYNYKTTYSMEIVPVCKDNVVCLSPRLAQSLGNMGQVCVCVRVTSTIHLMDPNTLQIAEVDGSTYWRYPFNSLCNPRQLEEFIVMDIDIIRDQKLSAGAGMRSNKHLLADVWVQKTSEMNTCQQYHCRTFLGHLLNIGDLAMGFDFANSNVNDDFLNKMNPHHVPDVVLIKKSYDRSRRVRRRNWKLQEMAKDNEGVDTDDERQYQDFLEDLEEDEALRKNVNIYRDASKMPVESDTDDDAAPFISLAEMLEDLHLTDATGGEGADMIE from the exons ATGTCACATTTTTCTGCCATCA GTTTTTTCAGGATGGAGTACATTCAGTCTGCCGCTACAAGCACACAGGGAAAAAT CCTGTGCTGCACTTGTGGCATCCCAATACCTCCCAACCCAGCCAACATGTGCGTGGCTTGTCTACGCACTCAGGTTGACATCTCGGAAGGAATTCCCAAACAAGTCACGGTGCATTTCTGCAAGCAATGTGAACG gtACTTGCAGCCTCCAGCCACATGGATGCAGTGTGCGCTAGAGTCCAGAGAGCTGCTTGCACTTTGTCTGAAGAAAATCAAGTGCTCTATGactaaa GTCCGTCTTATTGATGCTGGCTTTCTGTGGACAGAGCCTCACTCCAAAAGGATTAAGATAAAACTCACCATACAGAAGGAG GTGTTGAATGGGGCCATCTTACAGCAGGTTTTTGTGGTGGAATTTGTCATTCAGCCTCAAATGTGTGATGACTGCCACCGCGTGGAGGCCAAGGATTTCTGGAATGCAGTGGTTCAAGTCAGACAGAAG ACTTCTCACAAAAAGACATTCTACTATTTGGAGCAGTTAATCCTCAAACACAAGCTCCACCAGAATACCCTCAACATCAAAGAAATTCATG aGGGTATTGATTTCTACTACGCGTCCAAGCAGCACGCTCAAAAGATGGTTGACTTCCTCCAGTGCACTGTGCCCTGCCG GTCAAAGTTGTCCCAGAGGCTCATCTCTCATGACATCCACTCAAACACGTACAACTACAAGACAACATACTCTATGGAAATAGTACCTGTTTGCAAG GATAACGTTGTGTGCTTGTCGCCACGGCTGGCACAGAGCCTAGGGAACATGGGtcaagtgtgcgtgtgtgtccgtgtCACCAGCACAATCCACCTCATGGATCCAAATACTCTGCAGA TTGCCGAGGTTGATGGGAGCACATACTGGCGCTATCCCTTCAACAGCCTCTGCAACCCACGGCAACTGGAGGAGTTTATTGTTATGGATATTGACATCATCAGAGACCAGAAGTTGTCTGCTGGAGCTGGTATGAGGTCCAATAAG CACCTCTTGGCGGACGTGTGGGTGCAAAAGACGTCAGAGATGAACACTTGTCAGCAGTACCACTGCCGCACATTTCTGGGACACCTGCTCAACATTGGGGACCTGGCGATGGG TTTTGATTTTGCTAATTCCAACGTCAATGATGACTTCCTGAATAAGATGAACCCTCACCATGTACCGGACGTg GTACTGATCAAGAAGAGCTATGACCGAAGCCGCAGAGTGAGACGCAGAAACTGGAAACTGCAGGAGATGGCCAAAGACAATGAAGGCGTGGATACCGATGATGAGAG GCAATACCAGGATTTCTTGGAGGATCTGGAGGAAGACGAGGCCCTGAGGAAAAATGTTAACATCTACAGAG ATGCCTCAAAGATGCCAGTGGAAAGCGACACGGATGACGACGCTGCGCCATTTATCTCCCTGGCGGAAATGCTGGAAGACCTCCACCTAACAGACGCCACGGGAGGGGAAGGTGCCGACATGATAGAGTAA
- the nmd3 gene encoding 60S ribosomal export protein NMD3 isoform X2, with translation MEYIQSAATSTQGKILCCTCGIPIPPNPANMCVACLRTQVDISEGIPKQVTVHFCKQCERYLQPPATWMQCALESRELLALCLKKIKCSMTKVRLIDAGFLWTEPHSKRIKIKLTIQKEVLNGAILQQVFVVEFVIQPQMCDDCHRVEAKDFWNAVVQVRQKTSHKKTFYYLEQLILKHKLHQNTLNIKEIHEGIDFYYASKQHAQKMVDFLQCTVPCRSKLSQRLISHDIHSNTYNYKTTYSMEIVPVCKDNVVCLSPRLAQSLGNMGQVCVCVRVTSTIHLMDPNTLQIAEVDGSTYWRYPFNSLCNPRQLEEFIVMDIDIIRDQKLSAGAGMRSNKHLLADVWVQKTSEMNTCQQYHCRTFLGHLLNIGDLAMGFDFANSNVNDDFLNKMNPHHVPDVVLIKKSYDRSRRVRRRNWKLQEMAKDNEGVDTDDERQYQDFLEDLEEDEALRKNVNIYRDASKMPVESDTDDDAAPFISLAEMLEDLHLTDATGGEGADMIE, from the exons ATGGAGTACATTCAGTCTGCCGCTACAAGCACACAGGGAAAAAT CCTGTGCTGCACTTGTGGCATCCCAATACCTCCCAACCCAGCCAACATGTGCGTGGCTTGTCTACGCACTCAGGTTGACATCTCGGAAGGAATTCCCAAACAAGTCACGGTGCATTTCTGCAAGCAATGTGAACG gtACTTGCAGCCTCCAGCCACATGGATGCAGTGTGCGCTAGAGTCCAGAGAGCTGCTTGCACTTTGTCTGAAGAAAATCAAGTGCTCTATGactaaa GTCCGTCTTATTGATGCTGGCTTTCTGTGGACAGAGCCTCACTCCAAAAGGATTAAGATAAAACTCACCATACAGAAGGAG GTGTTGAATGGGGCCATCTTACAGCAGGTTTTTGTGGTGGAATTTGTCATTCAGCCTCAAATGTGTGATGACTGCCACCGCGTGGAGGCCAAGGATTTCTGGAATGCAGTGGTTCAAGTCAGACAGAAG ACTTCTCACAAAAAGACATTCTACTATTTGGAGCAGTTAATCCTCAAACACAAGCTCCACCAGAATACCCTCAACATCAAAGAAATTCATG aGGGTATTGATTTCTACTACGCGTCCAAGCAGCACGCTCAAAAGATGGTTGACTTCCTCCAGTGCACTGTGCCCTGCCG GTCAAAGTTGTCCCAGAGGCTCATCTCTCATGACATCCACTCAAACACGTACAACTACAAGACAACATACTCTATGGAAATAGTACCTGTTTGCAAG GATAACGTTGTGTGCTTGTCGCCACGGCTGGCACAGAGCCTAGGGAACATGGGtcaagtgtgcgtgtgtgtccgtgtCACCAGCACAATCCACCTCATGGATCCAAATACTCTGCAGA TTGCCGAGGTTGATGGGAGCACATACTGGCGCTATCCCTTCAACAGCCTCTGCAACCCACGGCAACTGGAGGAGTTTATTGTTATGGATATTGACATCATCAGAGACCAGAAGTTGTCTGCTGGAGCTGGTATGAGGTCCAATAAG CACCTCTTGGCGGACGTGTGGGTGCAAAAGACGTCAGAGATGAACACTTGTCAGCAGTACCACTGCCGCACATTTCTGGGACACCTGCTCAACATTGGGGACCTGGCGATGGG TTTTGATTTTGCTAATTCCAACGTCAATGATGACTTCCTGAATAAGATGAACCCTCACCATGTACCGGACGTg GTACTGATCAAGAAGAGCTATGACCGAAGCCGCAGAGTGAGACGCAGAAACTGGAAACTGCAGGAGATGGCCAAAGACAATGAAGGCGTGGATACCGATGATGAGAG GCAATACCAGGATTTCTTGGAGGATCTGGAGGAAGACGAGGCCCTGAGGAAAAATGTTAACATCTACAGAG ATGCCTCAAAGATGCCAGTGGAAAGCGACACGGATGACGACGCTGCGCCATTTATCTCCCTGGCGGAAATGCTGGAAGACCTCCACCTAACAGACGCCACGGGAGGGGAAGGTGCCGACATGATAGAGTAA